A window of Pelotomaculum isophthalicicum JI genomic DNA:
ATGAAAAGGGTTGTGCTTAAGTACCGGTCACCGCGATCCGGCAGGATAGCCACGATCACACCTGACTCCATACGTTCAGCCACCTTAAGGGCGCATGCCACAGACGCGCCGCTGGACATACCAACGAAAATACCTTCTCGCGTGGCCAACATCCTGGCTGTTTCAAAGGCCTCTTCATCTTTAATGGTGATCTTCTCATCCAGCAGCTCAGGATGGTAAATCCGCGGTACGATGGCTTCCTCCATATTTTTCAGCCCCTGAATGGTATGCCCCTTAACTGGCTCGGCGCCGATGATCCGTACACCCGGCTTTCGCTCTTTCAAGTAGCGGCCTGTTCCCATCAGCGTCCCCGTAGTACCCATACCCGCCACAAATACATCCACTTTCCCGTCGGTCTGCGCGTAGATTTCCGGGCCAGTAGTCTCGTAGTGAGCAAGAGAATTATTCTCGTTAACAAACTGGTTCGGCATATAGTACATATCAGGCTCAGCGTTGACGATTTGGTGGGCCAGCCGGATGGCGCCGTCCGTTCCTTCCTCGGCCGGAGTCAGGACAACTTCCGCCCCGAAGGCTTCCAGGGTTTTGCTTCTTTCCATACTGACGCAACCCGGCATTATGAGTTTTACCTGGTATCCTTTAGCCACGCTAATCATCGCCACAGCAATTCCCGTGTTCCCCGAAGTTGGCTCAAGAATAATTTTGCCCCTGGTAAGCTCTCCTGATTCTTCCGCTTTTTTTATCATGTAATAGGCCGGGCGGTCCTTTACCGAACCACCCGGGTTGCTGCCTTCCAGTTTTCCGTAAATCTTCACTCTCGGGTTAGTACTTATCTTTTTTAATTCAACGAGCGGCGTATTTCCTATTGCTGATAAAATGTCCATCCTGTGTCGCCTCCAACGTTTTCGTCTAAATCCAACACCGCCTTTCTATTCGCCGTCCATGACCCGATTTCCTGCCAGTCCGATCAAGCCCGCCACATTTGCGCTAAAAGATTCTTCACCTGCAGTATTTTAGTTTACTTTACCTAATGTGACCCTGGCATCCAAAGCAACGATCCTGTCGGCATAAGCCAGTAAAGGATTAATATCCATCTCCGATATCGATGGATTTTCCATTACCAACTGCGCAAAACTTGCCAGGCAATCAGTTAGCATATCAAAGTTTACCGCAGTGGTGCCCCTGGCGCCGGCCAGTATCTTGCCTGCCTTTGTTTCATTAATCATAGTCATGAATTCTTCCTTGCTCAAAGGAAGTATTCTTAACGAAACATCATTCAGTATCTCGGTAAAGA
This region includes:
- a CDS encoding PLP-dependent cysteine synthase family protein gives rise to the protein MDILSAIGNTPLVELKKISTNPRVKIYGKLEGSNPGGSVKDRPAYYMIKKAEESGELTRGKIILEPTSGNTGIAVAMISVAKGYQVKLIMPGCVSMERSKTLEAFGAEVVLTPAEEGTDGAIRLAHQIVNAEPDMYYMPNQFVNENNSLAHYETTGPEIYAQTDGKVDVFVAGMGTTGTLMGTGRYLKERKPGVRIIGAEPVKGHTIQGLKNMEEAIVPRIYHPELLDEKITIKDEEAFETARMLATREGIFVGMSSGASVACALKVAERMESGVIVAILPDRGDRYLSTTLFMSICAKCSP